Below is a window of Zygotorulaspora mrakii chromosome 3, complete sequence DNA.
ATATCCGAGACAGCGTTTGGAGCGTAGGTTGGTGTATCGCTTAGTGTGGTATTAGCCAATTTAATACCCTTATTGTCAGAAGCTTGGCCGCTAATAAGTTGTTTCCAAGCTTCATGAGTTTCTCTGATGATATCCAAAGCATACTTCTTGTTTTTAGCTTCACCAGAAAATGCGAATTGGTTTTCTGGTTTACCGTCTGGAATCTTGTAGATTCTGAACCATTCGTTGGTGGCTCTTAGCAAACCTGGGAAATATTTTTCGACGTCTTCAACATCGTTGAGTTTTGGAGCTAATGGGtcattgatatcaataacAATGACTTTCCAGTCTGTTTCACCTTCATCCAACAAAGCCATTATACCGAGAACCTTGACTTGTTTTACTTGGCCAACGGAACCAATTGTTTCACCAATTTCCAAAACGTCCAATGGATCATTGTCACCGACAGCTTTGGTCTCAGGATGAACTTGGTTTGGATCTTCCCAAGTTTGTGGGAAAGCACCATAGTTGTGAATATATCCATGGTGAGGGAAACAGTTTCTGACGTATCTCAATTTGCCCTTTTTGGTATCTTGGATAATT
It encodes the following:
- the IPP1 gene encoding inorganic diphosphatase IPP1 (similar to Saccharomyces cerevisiae IPP1 (YBR011C); ancestral locus Anc_3.191), translating into MAYTTRQIGAKNTLDFKVFIEKDGKPISSFHDIPLYADEEKQIFNMVVEIPRWTNAKLEITKEEELNPIIQDTKKGKLRYVRNCFPHHGYIHNYGAFPQTWEDPNQVHPETKAVGDNDPLDVLEIGETIGSVGQVKQVKVLGIMALLDEGETDWKVIVIDINDPLAPKLNDVEDVEKYFPGLLRATNEWFRIYKIPDGKPENQFAFSGEAKNKKYALDIIRETHEAWKQLISGQASDNKGIKLANTTLSDTPTYAPNAVSDIPAASPLPDAPIDKSVDKWFFISGSA